The proteins below are encoded in one region of Oncorhynchus masou masou isolate Uvic2021 chromosome 15, UVic_Omas_1.1, whole genome shotgun sequence:
- the si:ch211-117l17.6 gene encoding regulator of G-protein signaling 8, producing the protein MPKLLFSKIRIYELKDIPQNRTQRRRIDILLCRKRQKKDIPCILAQKINDESFSTKINPEDNRGIQPTLETLLKDERCLAAFRAFLRSEFSEENIEFWLACRDYRKTISPADLFWKATEIYQEFLHPQAQREINVDHHIHEKIKRSMKAPALCCFDEAVGHVYKLMESDSYSRFLRSDAYLGLRRKARTFW; encoded by the exons ATGCCCAAACTATTATTTTCAAAGATTCGGATCTATGAATTGAAGGATATACCGCAAAATAGAACTCAGAGAAGAAG GATCGATATCCTTCTTTGCAGAAAAAGACAGAAAAAAGACATCCCGTGTATTCTGGCGCAAAAGATAAATGATGAGTCCTTTTCTACAAAAATCAA TCCAGAGGACAATAGAGGAATCCAGCCAACTCTTGAGACCTTGTTGAAGGACGAAA GGTGCCTTGCAGCCTTCCGAGCCTTCCTGCGGTCCGAATTCAGTGAGGAGAATATTGAATTTTGGCTAGCATGCAGAGACTACAGAAAGACCATCTCACCGGCTGACCTGTTCTGGAAAGCAACAGAGATCTACCAGGAGTTCCTCCAtccccaggcccagagagag ATCAACGTTGACCACCACATCCACGAGAAGATCAAAAGGTCCATGAAAGCCCCTGCTCTGTGCTGCTTTGACGAGGCAGTGGGACATGTGTACAAACTGATGGAGAGCGACTCGTATTCCAGGTTCCTCAGGTCAGATGCCTACCTGGGGCTCAGACGCAAAGCCAGGACCTTCTGGTAG